In one window of Gemmatimonadota bacterium DNA:
- a CDS encoding S9 family peptidase, with protein sequence MRLRRLLPALTLLLPMTDPLAAQATDDPYRWLEAVSAESSLAWVRGQNARSTGALTTDPGFAPLSERILSILDSDAKIPYVEKIGPHYYNLWRDAAHPRGLWRRTTLAEYRTPAPAWETVIDLDALGAAEGENWVWHGAACLQPAYRRCLVSLSRGGADADVVREFDLVTRQFLPGGFTLPEAKSNVAWRDDDAIFVGTDVGPGSMTTSGYPRLVQLWRRGTPLAEAETVYEGRPDDVWAYGWRDLTRGFEREFVARGITFYSNEMFLRRDGVLHRIPKPDDANASVFREWLLLELRSDWTVAGRTWPAGALLATRFEDFLAGGGALEALFLPTDRKSLAGFSVTRHHVVVNELDNVRNRLYVLTWRDGAWQRAPLPGVPEFGAVGMSAVDPEESDAYFLTITDFLTPTSLAYGTVGGGPAERLKQLPAFFSADGLRVSQHEAVSADGTRVPYFEVARRDLSRDARHPTLLYGYGGFEVSMLPSYSASVGAAWLEPGGVYVLANIRGGGEFGPRWHQAALKANRHKAYEDFIAVAEDLIRRGVTRPAQLGIMGGSNGGLLMGNMLTRRPDLFGAIVCQVPLLDMRQYHTLLAGASWMGEYGNPDDPAEWEFIRTFSPYHNVREGVTYPPTLFTTSTRDDRVHPGHARKMVARMLEQRHDVLYYENIEGGHAGAADNRQAAFMSALAWTFLQRQLMPAPATP encoded by the coding sequence CCTGGCCGCGCAGGCCACCGACGATCCGTACCGCTGGCTGGAGGCGGTCAGCGCCGAGTCCTCGCTGGCGTGGGTGCGCGGCCAGAACGCGCGCAGCACCGGGGCGCTGACCACCGACCCTGGCTTTGCGCCGCTCAGCGAGCGGATCCTCTCGATCCTCGACTCCGACGCCAAGATTCCCTACGTCGAGAAGATCGGGCCCCACTACTACAACCTCTGGCGCGACGCCGCCCACCCCCGGGGGCTGTGGCGGCGCACCACGCTGGCGGAGTACCGGACGCCCGCGCCCGCCTGGGAGACGGTGATCGACCTCGACGCGCTGGGGGCAGCCGAGGGGGAGAACTGGGTGTGGCACGGGGCGGCGTGCCTCCAGCCGGCCTACCGCCGCTGCCTGGTGTCGCTCTCGCGCGGCGGCGCCGACGCCGACGTGGTGCGCGAGTTCGACCTGGTGACGCGCCAGTTCCTCCCCGGCGGCTTCACGCTGCCGGAGGCCAAGTCGAACGTGGCCTGGCGGGACGACGACGCGATCTTCGTCGGTACCGACGTCGGGCCGGGCTCCATGACCACCTCGGGCTATCCGCGGCTGGTGCAGCTGTGGCGGCGCGGCACGCCGCTGGCCGAGGCGGAGACGGTCTACGAGGGCCGGCCCGACGACGTCTGGGCCTACGGCTGGCGCGACCTGACGCGGGGCTTCGAGCGCGAGTTCGTGGCCCGGGGGATCACCTTCTACAGCAACGAGATGTTCCTGCGGCGCGACGGCGTGCTGCACCGGATCCCCAAGCCCGACGACGCCAACGCCAGCGTCTTTCGCGAGTGGCTCCTGCTCGAGCTGCGCAGCGACTGGACCGTGGCGGGCCGCACCTGGCCCGCGGGGGCGCTGCTGGCCACCCGGTTCGAGGACTTCCTGGCGGGCGGGGGGGCGCTCGAGGCGCTGTTCCTCCCGACCGACCGGAAGTCGCTCGCGGGCTTCAGCGTCACCCGGCACCACGTGGTGGTCAACGAACTCGACAACGTCCGCAACCGGCTGTACGTGCTGACGTGGCGCGACGGCGCCTGGCAGCGAGCCCCGCTCCCCGGCGTCCCCGAGTTCGGCGCGGTGGGGATGAGCGCGGTGGACCCGGAGGAGTCGGACGCCTACTTCCTGACGATCACCGACTTCCTGACCCCCACCAGCCTGGCCTACGGGACGGTGGGCGGCGGGCCGGCCGAGCGGCTCAAGCAGCTCCCGGCCTTCTTCAGTGCCGACGGACTGCGGGTCAGCCAGCATGAGGCGGTGTCCGCCGATGGCACCCGGGTCCCGTACTTCGAGGTGGCGCGGCGCGACCTCTCCCGCGACGCCCGGCACCCGACCCTGCTCTATGGCTACGGTGGCTTCGAGGTCTCGATGCTGCCCAGCTACAGCGCCTCCGTGGGGGCGGCCTGGCTGGAACCGGGGGGCGTGTACGTGCTGGCCAATATCCGCGGCGGCGGCGAGTTCGGGCCACGCTGGCACCAGGCCGCCCTCAAGGCCAACCGCCACAAGGCGTACGAGGACTTCATCGCGGTGGCGGAGGACCTGATCCGCCGCGGCGTCACCCGGCCAGCACAGCTCGGCATCATGGGCGGCAGCAACGGCGGCCTCCTCATGGGCAACATGCTGACCCGCCGCCCGGACCTGTTCGGCGCCATCGTCTGCCAGGTGCCGCTGCTCGACATGCGGCAGTACCACACCCTGCTCGCGGGCGCCTCGTGGATGGGGGAGTACGGCAACCCCGACGACCCGGCGGAGTGGGAGTTCATCCGGACGTTCTCCCCCTACCACAACGTGCGCGAGGGCGTGACCTACCCGCCCACGCTCTTCACCACCTCCACGCGCGATGACCGGGTGCACCCCGGGCACGCGCGCAAGATGGTGGCGAGGATGCTGGAGCAGCGTCACGACGTGCTCTACTACGAGAACATCGAGGGCGGCCACGCGGGCGCCGCCGACAACCGGCAGGCCGCCTTCATGTCGGCGCTGGCCTGGACCTTCCTCCAGCGGCAGCTGATGCCCGCGCCCGCCACGCCGTAG
- a CDS encoding GAF domain-containing sensor histidine kinase, producing the protein MAVCGLLYARFRKPYFFWWAVAWSLYLARLGAILIYVPSGRPFWLYAHQVATGWTALALLWSAVVFSRGSRFRPGFWVAVLFPPLWSYFAIYHLGVEERFLYAALPAVAFLSGATLWTAGVFFHFRRKTGSPGALLLAFAFLLWGLHHLDYPVLRARGAWNPWGYYLDIVFALLVGGGILILVIEDLERGLRALSTLSGDLQRGEGGADEVGALLGRALVLPGVRGGALYDRTRAEVVRGLGACAPWEGHPPNGDTQALIEEVLATGRPASGSSGVFAYIAALPVMRRDAVAGAMLIVGDARDPFAALDASFLQALGQQVGAALENADLDRRLRRRTEELERLSVRMVEQHEEERRRLSLELHDETAQVFSAVKLQLGIVREEVPAPQAERLARVTELVDEGMASIRSVTDQLRPSLLDDLGLLPALRALVADFESRTGIVVTFAAPERLPPVDTLAELAIFRAVQEGLSNVARHADAATATVALAARPDGLTIRLEDDGRGLFADGAVVEEHTGLAGMRERFTALRGTVALEPGATGGTRLTLHLPLAPEH; encoded by the coding sequence GTGGCGGTCTGCGGCCTGCTCTACGCCCGGTTCCGGAAGCCGTACTTCTTCTGGTGGGCGGTGGCGTGGAGCCTGTACCTGGCCCGCCTCGGCGCCATCCTCATTTACGTCCCGTCCGGGCGGCCATTCTGGCTCTACGCCCACCAGGTGGCCACCGGCTGGACGGCGCTTGCCCTGCTGTGGAGCGCGGTGGTCTTCTCCCGCGGCTCCCGCTTCCGCCCGGGATTCTGGGTGGCAGTGCTCTTCCCCCCGCTCTGGTCCTACTTTGCCATCTATCACCTCGGCGTGGAGGAACGGTTCCTCTACGCCGCCCTGCCCGCGGTGGCGTTCCTGAGCGGCGCCACACTGTGGACCGCCGGCGTGTTCTTCCACTTCCGCCGCAAGACCGGCTCGCCGGGGGCGCTGCTGCTCGCCTTCGCCTTCCTGCTGTGGGGGCTGCACCACCTCGACTATCCGGTGCTCCGGGCCCGCGGCGCCTGGAACCCCTGGGGCTACTACCTCGACATCGTCTTCGCGCTGCTGGTGGGCGGCGGGATCCTGATCCTGGTCATCGAGGACCTGGAGCGCGGGCTGCGCGCCCTCTCCACCCTCTCGGGCGACCTGCAGCGCGGCGAGGGTGGCGCCGACGAGGTCGGCGCCCTCCTGGGCCGCGCGCTGGTGCTGCCGGGCGTGCGTGGCGGCGCACTCTACGACCGGACCCGCGCCGAGGTGGTGCGGGGACTCGGCGCCTGCGCCCCGTGGGAAGGCCACCCCCCGAACGGGGACACCCAGGCGCTGATCGAGGAGGTGCTCGCCACCGGGCGGCCGGCCTCCGGCAGCAGCGGGGTGTTCGCCTATATCGCGGCGCTTCCCGTCATGCGGCGCGATGCCGTGGCCGGCGCCATGCTCATCGTCGGCGACGCCCGCGATCCCTTCGCCGCGCTCGACGCCTCGTTCCTGCAGGCGCTGGGGCAGCAGGTGGGCGCGGCGCTCGAGAACGCCGACCTCGACCGCCGGCTGCGGCGCCGCACCGAGGAGCTGGAGCGGCTCTCGGTGCGCATGGTGGAGCAGCACGAGGAGGAGCGCCGCCGCCTCTCCCTCGAGCTGCACGACGAGACCGCCCAGGTCTTCTCCGCCGTGAAGCTGCAGCTGGGCATCGTCCGCGAGGAGGTGCCCGCGCCGCAGGCCGAGCGGCTGGCCCGGGTTACCGAGCTGGTCGATGAAGGGATGGCCAGCATCCGCAGTGTCACCGACCAGCTCCGGCCGTCCCTGCTCGACGACCTCGGCCTGCTCCCCGCGCTCCGGGCGCTGGTGGCCGATTTCGAGAGCCGCACCGGGATCGTCGTCACGTTCGCGGCCCCCGAGCGCCTGCCGCCGGTGGACACGCTGGCCGAACTCGCCATCTTCCGCGCGGTGCAGGAGGGACTCTCCAACGTGGCGCGCCACGCCGACGCCGCCACCGCCACCGTGGCCCTCGCCGCGCGACCCGACGGCCTCACCATCCGCCTCGAGGACGATGGCCGCGGCCTCTTCGCCGACGGCGCAGTGGTGGAGGAACACACCGGCCTCGCGGGCATGCGGGAACGCTTCACGGCGCTCCGGGGCACCGTCGCCCTGGAGCCGGGCGCGACCGGCGGCACCCGGCTCACCCTGCACCTCCCGCTGGCCCCCGAGCACTGA
- a CDS encoding response regulator transcription factor, translated as MADPILRVMLVDDHVLVREGIRHVLTGTPGVEVVAEAGDGEVALALAQEARPDVVVLDLSLPGAGGLEVTTRLRTLLPTVRVLILSVHDHPEYVLGAVRAGAQGYLRKDTSPAELREALRAVARGESYFSPPVARHLSAALRGDTPADDAATRLARLTPREREVLAGIAAGETSRAIAARLGLSPRTVETYRENLARKLDIKTVAGLTRFAVEAGLAKEPRG; from the coding sequence ATGGCCGATCCGATCCTGCGGGTGATGCTGGTGGATGACCACGTGCTGGTGCGCGAGGGGATCCGGCACGTGCTCACCGGCACGCCCGGCGTCGAGGTCGTGGCCGAGGCGGGCGACGGCGAGGTGGCGCTCGCCCTGGCGCAGGAGGCCCGCCCCGACGTCGTGGTGCTCGACCTCTCGCTCCCGGGAGCCGGCGGCCTCGAGGTCACCACCCGGCTGCGCACCCTGCTGCCCACGGTGCGGGTGCTGATCCTGAGCGTGCACGACCATCCCGAGTACGTCCTCGGCGCGGTGCGCGCGGGAGCGCAGGGCTACCTGCGGAAGGACACCTCACCCGCCGAGCTCCGCGAGGCGCTGCGGGCGGTGGCCCGGGGCGAGTCGTACTTCTCCCCGCCGGTGGCCCGCCACCTGAGCGCGGCCCTCCGCGGGGACACCCCGGCGGACGATGCCGCCACCCGGCTGGCCCGGCTCACGCCCCGCGAGCGCGAGGTCCTGGCCGGGATCGCCGCCGGCGAGACCAGCCGGGCCATCGCCGCGCGGCTCGGACTCTCCCCCCGCACCGTCGAGACCTACCGCGAGAACCTGGCCCGCAAGCTCGACATCAAGACTGTCGCCGGGCTCACCCGCTTCGCGGTGGAGGCGGGGCTGGCCAAGGAACCCCGCGGCTGA